The DNA window TTCTTCCCTTATACTGGGGAACAATGATATCAGATGGATATTGATAAAATACTTCTACTAGCCTATTGATAGTATTTTCATTTAATAAGGGTTGATCTACTGTAAAAAACATATATCCATCACATTCAGCACTAGCCTTTATCCCTAACTTAATAGATTCACTCATTCCTTTATCTGCATGTTTATTTTCAATGGTTATAAATCCATTATTTTTCCCTAATTGTAAAATTTCTTTTTCTCTAGCAACTAAAATTCTCTGGAAAAAATCACTCTTTAAAACTGTATCAAGAGTCCTCTCTATCATGGTTTTCCCTTTATATCCTAAAAGCAATTTATTCCTCTTCATTCTCCTAGAATAACCTGATGCCATTATGATTCCACTAATCATAACACCTCATCTTCTCCTTTTTTATAGGTACATTTCGTATTATTTAACACTTTAGTAAAAATATAAATTGTTTTTAATACTTCCAATAATCATTTTACTTAAAAATTTTGGATAAAATTTATTCATTTCATTCTTTAATTGTTCTGCTTTATCTAAATTATATAACTCATCCGCTTTGTTAATAAATAATATTTTCTCCCCTTTAGCATTTTTAAATAATCCCTCTGGATGGACAATTATCTTTAATAAAGCTTCAAGAGTAATATTTTCTCCTTCTTTTAGCTGAGTCATTTTACAAAAGGCTTCACTTCTATGAACATTTCTTTCACATACCTTAAGCCCTAATGCTTGAATATCTAAAATGCCTATTGTTTTTGTGGTTTTTCCATATACAACAGGCTCCGTCTCATTCCATCCTTTTATTTGCTTTTTTTTAGCTCCATCTGCTTCTATAAAGATATAGTTAAAATCGTTTACTAGAGGATCTAATTGTCCTTCTTTTAGTCCAGTCAATTTATTTTCTGCATTGACTCTTTCTCCGTAAACATAGATTCCTTTTTCATTTTTTTTCGCGACTTTTAAAAATTCATTTTCATCTGTACAAATAAAGTCATACTGATGACTTTGTGGAACATAAATCTTCGTTGTGGTAGTTAATAAAACTTTATGATTTTTTTTTAGTTCCTTTCCTAATTGAAACAAAAGGGATGTTTTTCCCCCTGCCCCTACGATGGATACAATCGCTTTTTCTTTTAAATCCATATAATTTAGTATTCCCATAAAGTCACCTTTTTCTATGAATAAAATTAGGGCTAAAAAGCCCTATTTTATCATTTCGACATTATTCCCTTTAAAACCTTCTCTGGTGTTATAGGTAAAGCTCTTACATTTACCCCTACTGCATTATATACTGCATGGGCAATTGCTGGAGATGGTGTATTGATCACTACTTCTCCTACAGATTTTGCTCCAAATGGTCCTGTTGGCTCATAGCTGCTAACAAAATCTACATTGATTTTCCCAACATCTTTCCTACAAGGAATTTTATACTGCATAAAAGTATTCGTAATCTGCTTTCCTTCTTGACTATATACAACATCTTCATACATAGCCATACCTATTCCTTGTACCAATCCACCTTCTACTTGTATACGGGCAAGATTAGGATTGATAACTGTTCCACAATCTACGGCTGCCACATAATCGATTAATTCTATTTTTCCTGTTTCCTTGTCTACTTCAACTTCTGCAAAACCGGCTATAAATGGAGGAGGACTTGTATCTCCACCAAAAGTACCTGTTCCCATCAATTGATTTTTCCCTTCTCCAGATATGAACCGTTGTGCCATTTCATCAAGAGATAAAGCCGCTTTTTCATCTATGGTTTTTAAACATTCTCCATCGAATATTACTTCCTTTTCATCTACCCCTAAAAGCTTTGCTCCATTTTCTATAATTTTATTTTTTATATCTTCACAGGCCTTGATCACTGCATTTCCTGTAACATAAGTAGTACTAGAAGCATACGAGCCCGTATCATAAGGTGAAATATCCGTATCTGCCGAATGTACAATAATTTTTCCCATACTCGTTTCCAAAATTTCCGCTGCCATTTGAGCAAGGATTGTATCACTTCCTGTACCCATATCCGTAGCCCCTACAAATAAAGTATAGAATCCATCATCATTTAATTTCACAACAGCTGAAGCTGTATCAATCCCTGCAATTCCCGATCCTTGCATAGTAATTGCCATACCTATTCCTCTAACTTTGTTATCACTCATAACTTTTCTAGGATATTTTTCATCCCATCTAATAAGCTCCTTACCTCTTTCTATACACTTATCTAAGGTAGAGCTTGCTAAAACAACTGGTTGTCCTTCTTTCGTGGAACCTAAAACAGGATTAGCTTCTCCTTGTTTGATAATATTCTTTTGACGTAATTCAGTAGGATCTATATTTAACTTAACAGCTAATTCATTCATTGCTGACTCAAGAGCAAATGTACCTTGTGTCGCCCCATATCCTCTTAATGCACCAGCAGGCATTTTATTGGTATAAACAGCATTTCCCATATACCTTACAGCCTTAGCTTGATTGTATAGAGGAAGAGTCTTATATCCTACAACAGCAAATACAGTAGGCGCATGCTCTCCATAAGCACCTGTATCCGATAAGCTCAGTATATCTACAGCCTTTATATTTCCTTCTTTATCAGCTCCAAGTTTCACTTTTATTTTCATGGCATGTCTGCTAGTGGTACAGCCAAAGGTTTCTTTTCTATCATAAATAATCTTTGAAGGTTTCCCTGTTTTTAAAGTAACTAAACCAGTAAAAATCTCTACTGCTGCTGTTTGTTTTCCCCCAAAGCCTCCACCAATTCTTGGCTTAATAACTCTAATTTTGCTCTTTGGAATTTCTAGTGCTCTTGCAACAATTCTTCTCACATGGAAAGGAATTTGGGTAGAGCTTACAATTGTAAGTCTTCCTGTATGATCCATATAGGTAAGAGATCTATAGGTTTCCATCATGGCATGTGCCTGTGCTTGTGTATAGTAAGTCTTTTCTAGTACTATATCACTTTCTTCTAAAGCTTTTTCCATATTTCCATGTTCAATTTTACAAGAAGAAGCTATATTTTTTTCTTTGTTTATACCTATATCAAAATTCACATGTAAATCATCTTCTGGATGAACCATAGACTGATGTCCTTCTGCTTTTTCAAAATCTAAAATAGGGTGTAACACTTCATAATCTACTTTAATTAAATTCATGGCTTTTATAGCTGTTCTTTCATCTTTTGCTGCTACAATTGCCACTTCATCTCCTACATAGCGAACATACTCATCTAAAATTAGTCGATCATAGGGTGAAGGTTCTGGATAAGATTGACCAGCTAAAGTAAATCGAGCCTTTGGTACATCTTTATAGGTAAGTATACACTCAACCCCTGGTACTTTTTGTGCAATACTACTATCAATAGATTTTATCTTCGCAAAAGCATGAGGACTTCTAAGAATCTTTAAAACCAATGCGTTATTATTGATATTCAAGTCATCCGTATAAACAGGTTTCCCTGTTGCAATATCCATACCATCAATTTTTGAAATTGGCTTATTTACAACTTTCATCCTTAGCTCACCCCCATATATTTTTTAACTGCTCTTAATTGTCCAACATATCCTGTACATCTACATAAATTTCCTGTCAAATAATGAACGATCTCTTCTTCTGTAGGATTTTTTAATTCCTTTTTCATAGCAAGTACAGTCATAATAAATCCTGGACTACAAAATCCACATTGTTCTGCTCCTTCTTTTACCAAAAATTCGGCAAAATCTCTTGCCTCTTCTTGTACCCCTTCTATGGTTGTAATATTTTTCCCATTTACAGTAGGGGCTAAGGTTGCACATGAAAGTACTGGTATTTCATCAATCCATACGGTACAAAGTCCACAAGACCCTGTATCACAGCCTTTTTTCACACTTAAAAAACCATATTTTCTTAAAACATCTACTAAAAATTCATCACAACCTACTTCTAATTCCATCTCTTTATGATTAATCTTCACATTTATTTTCATTATAAAACCTCCATGATTGCTCTTTTTACAAGGACTTTACAAATTGCTTGACGGTATTCTTTGCTTCCTCTCATATTACTTCCAAAAGATAATTCTTCGGATGCCATCCATGCTGCTTTTTCAATTTCTTCTATAGATTGATTGCTTTTAGAAAGATAGAGAGATGCCTCTTTGGCAATTTTTCCTCTATTAGGTCTTGCTCCAACTACGATTCGTAAGTCTCCCTCTTTATTGGAAACAGCTACATTTAAAATGGCATAATCACTGCTAGAATTTCTCATCATTTGAAAAGCTGCTTTTCTAGATGTCTTTGGAATAATTACTTTTACTAATAAATCTTTTTTAGATCCCTTTTCTAAATATTCTTCTAAAGAAATTCTTCCTTGATGATATAGTAAAACATCTGCATCAAGAGAAAGAAGTGCTGTAAGAAAATCTGAAAATCCATATCTTGAATAAACTGTTGCCCCTACTGTTACAACATTTCTAAACTGAATTCCTACGATATTTTCTACGGACTTAGGTAATATCCCATTAAAGTATTTCTTTAAAACAGAGCTTGTCTCTATTTCACGAAAAGTAGTCATGGCTCCTATTTCAATCTCTTTTTCGTTTTCGTCAATATATTTTAAACTAAGCTTAGATAAACAAATAGCCGTTTCAATTTTTTTTGATCCCATTCTTAAGAAAGCACAACCACCTAAAATCACATTATTTCTTTTCTCATTTAAAATTTCATAGGCTTCCTCTAATGTATTTGGCAGTGCATAATTTTTTATTGTAATCAAGCGTATTCCTCCCTTTAAATATAGATCCCTAAAAAAAGCCCTAGCCCTTCATCAACAAATTGTATATTCTGAAGGCTTTAAGGGCTTTTTACTTGTTTAAGTATTCTTTTGAAATTATATACTATTTAAGCTGCTTTAGCATTATTTCCTACTACAACCTTTTCTTCATCTGCTGGTAAAATAATATTTAATGCAAGTGCAATGATACCTGTAACAACAATCCCTGAACCTCCGAAAATCATTTTTACTGACTCTGGGAAATAGGCTAATGCTTCTGGTACAGAACCCAGTCCAAACCCTAATCCCATAGCAACAGCAACAATCACACTATTTCTTCCTACAAGTTTTTCTTTTGTAATAAGGTTCATACCACTTACTGCAATCATAGCAAACATAACGATAGCAGCCCCTCCTAATACACTTGCAGGCATTAAAGCAACAACTGTTCCTACCTTTGGAAATAGCCCTGCTAAAATCAAAAATCCTGCTCCTATCCCTACTACAAATCTACTCATAATACCTGTCAATGCAATGATTCCAACATTTTGACTATAAGATGTATTTGGTAAAACATTAAATATTGCCGCTAAAGAACTAGCCAATCCATCTGCCATTACACCTCCAGCAAGTTCTTTATCTGTAGCTTCTCTATTTGCTCCACCCATTGTAACGCCTGAAATATCTCCAACAGTTTCTACTGCTGTAACCAGATACATTAAAAGCATAGCAACAATGGCATCTACATGAAACTCCATTCCATATTTAAAAGGCATAGGAAATTCAAACCATCCTGCTTGAGCTACTGTACTAAAATTAATTTTTCCCATAGGAATTGCAACAATATATCCTACAACAAGTCCAATAAGTATAGAAGACATACTTGTAATTCCTTTTGTAAATTGCTTAAAGAATAAAATAGTCACCAAAACAATTGTTCCTAACAAAAGATTGGAAGGTGATCCAAAATCTTTTGCCCCAACTCCACCTGCAAAATATTTAATCCCTGTTGGTAATAAAGATAATCCAATAGATAATAACACAGTTCCTGTAACAACAGATGGAAAATATTTACGAAGTGGCTTTAAAAACGCCCCTAAAATCATTTCAAAAAATCCGCCCATAAAAGATGCACCTAATACACCAGCAAATCCATATTTTCCCGCTATCGCGATACATGTTGGTAAAAATCCAAAGCTTGTTCCTTGAACAATAGGAAGTCTTGATCCAATTGGACCTGCGCCATAAACTTGTATCAAGGTAGATACCCCTGCTATAAACATAGCACATTGGATTAAAAATGTTTTTTCTTCAATAGGTAATTTAATAGCATTTGCAATGATAATCAACGGTGCTACATTTCCTGCAAACATGGCTAAAATATGCTGCATTCCTAATGGAAGTGCATGTTTTAACGGTGGCATCCCATCTAGCTCGTATACAGACGTATTTTTTTTCATCTTTTTCTCCTCCATTTTATATTTGATTAAATATTCTTTTCTGCGCATATGTATAAATAAGTAATACAACTTTTTACGAGTCATATTATATCATACAAAGAGCATTTTTGTGAATATTTTTTTGATAATTTGTATATTTGTTTCGAGTGATACGAACATTAATTAAACACTTTCTCATTCATCGTTCGTTTTTATTATTTCCAGTGCTCTTTCATAATTATTATTCAGTATCTTACAAAATAGTAAAATATACACAGAACGCATAAATATAGCTCTTGATTCTGTTCTATACAAGTTTTATTTTTTCCATACAAAAACACCTTGTCTGTACAGTTTTAACCATAAGTGAAAACTGCAAAAACAAGATGTTTTTCATATAACAAAAAACACTAACGTTCCTGCTACTATAAACTATTTCACTCATAGTCCTATAATTTACGGTCATAGGGTAGAAACTTCTGAGCCATATCCTCAGCATTATACGAGTTTTCTATTCAATTGATTTAATTTATTTTATATATTCTATACATTTCTATTTACGTTGTCAATAGTTTAAAACATCTACTCCCTAACAAAATAACCGATTCTACATATATATAACATATGCGAATCGGTTATCTAGCAGACTCTAATTCACTTAAAAACTTTACCTCTTCTACCTGTATTACAAACTCATTCCTTTCTTACATAAGACAACTTCATGTTTCTGTACTCCAATAATCTAAATCACTAAAATACTAAAACCTAAGATTCTTACTTCATTCAAATAAATCTGATTCTTAAATTCACTTACTCCATACTTACCAAATATCTACTTAACACTTACTCAACTACAACCAAACAATCTACAAATCTACAAATCTACAAATCTACAAATCTACAAATCTAAAATCTAGCTTTTTTAAAACAACTTCTATGTGAATTAGAATCTGATCAGAAGAAGATTCTCTTCTTGAATATATTATACCATAAACTCATGAAAATGAATAGCTATTTTTCAGAATATTTACTATATTATTATTTTCATACTGCTCTTCCATCAAAATCATAAATTTTATCCTAATCCATAAGAATTTCTACAGAATATAACTCATCAAATCTTCTTTCCAATTTGTTCTCTCCGATACAAATATCAATAGCACCCTTCTTTTCTTTCGCATCTTTTAACATTTCTAGCAACTTTTCACCATTCTCTGCATTACTATTTCCAGCCCCAACAACTTGCTCAATATCCATTCCATCTTTAAATTTAAAAAATACTTGCATAATATGTCTCCTTTCTATGTAGAAATTCTATACTTGTACTAAAGATTCTACATAGAGCGTTATTCCCCTTTATAAATCATTAGCAAATTCCGACATTTTTAGAAACTTCCCATTTATTTCTAAATTTATACTCAGTTTCTTTTCCTATCCACTTCTGTACTTGAACGATCAAATTTTCTTCTTTATGAAAATGCTAAAAAGGATTTTATCACAATTTGTCGAATAAATTCAATATAAACAAAACCTTCTAAAAATTTTAAAAATACATCAAGGAGAGATGCATATATGGATTTCACAAAAATAATGAGAACAAAAAAAATTTTTATAAAATATTTACTAGTCCTATTTCTTGGAATTTCTCTATTGTATAGCGCTCTCTTTACATTGATACATTTCAATACGATTAACATTGAAAAAAATAAGATGGAGTTAAATGAAAAGCGGATTATAACATTAGAAAAAAATATACTTGGAAAAGAATTTATGAACATTATTTCAGACGTACTCTATTTAGCAGATTCTATTGAAGAACATACAGGAATAGAAGAAAGCGTCAATTATAACTATTTGGCAAAGGAATGGTTAAGATTTTCTGATCGAAAAAAAATATATGATCAAATAAGATTTATAGATATTTCTGGAAATGAACAAATAAGGGTGAATTACTATAATAAAAGTGCACATTTAGTAAGTGCCTCAGATCTTCAAAATAAAAAGCAACGCTATTATTTTCAAGATACAATAAAATTAGAAAGAGAGCAGATTTACATTTCTAAGATGGATTTAAACATAGAAAATGGAAAAATTGAAGAACCCCTCAAACCAATGATTAGATTTTCAACCCCTGTATTTTCAAAAAGTGGCGAGCAAAAAGGAATTGTAATCCTTAATTATTATGCAAAATATTTATTAGAGGATTTCAAAAATATTTATAAAACAAGTGATGGAGAAGTATTTTTGTTAGATTCAAATGGATATTGGATTTCAAATAAAGATCCCTCTAAAGAATGGGCTTTTATGTATCCCGATAAAAAGGATATAAATTTTAAAAACGAATTTCCAAATGAATGGAACATCCTTCAACAAAATAATGAAGGAATGAAGTATACAGACAATGGCTTATTTGTATTTTCAAATGTTGTAAATCGTAATAATCTACCAATACAAGAGGATCATTCCAAGATTGTATTAGGAGAAGGAAATTGGAAAGTAGTTTCTTTTATCTCTAAAGAAAGTAAAAATGGTAATTTGGTAGAGACTAATAACTTTAAAATATTATGGACGTTATTTTTAAAATATAAGTCGTATTTTTTACTTATATTTATTCTCTCCATATTTATATCTTTTTTGATGAGCCAAAATAAGATCAATAAAGAAGAAATAAAATATTTTTCTGAATATGATGCTATGACTAATGTCTTAAACAGAAGAGCAGGAATGGCTTTTTTAAGTGATCGTATTCATCAAGCAATTAAAGACACAAGTAAAGTGAGTGTATGCTTTATTGACATTAATGGACTAAAAGAGGTCAATGATATTTTAGGACATGAAGCTGGAGATGAATTAATACTTACAGCTGTAAATGTAATTAAATCTTGTATCCGAGAATTAGATTTTGTCATACGTTTAGGCGGAGACGAGTTTTTAATCGTTTTTCATAATGCTCCTGCTGAACAAGCTGAAAAAGTATGGGAAAGAATCAATAATGAATACCAAAGAATTAATAAAAATGAAAATAGAAAATACCTCATAAGTATAAGTCATGGTATAGCAGAAGTTGAAGGAAATGATATTCAATATATAGATAAGATTATTAATCTAGCTGATGAAAGAATGTACATTGAAAAAAGAGAGTTAAAGAAAAACATAAAAATTATCAGATAAGGAAATATAAAAGAAGCTAATCTAAAGTACTACTGGGTTAGGAACAAGCCCCTCCACTTCAAAGCTGTTAGGCGAAAGTGGAGGGTAGTTGATTTTCATTCTATCTTTTCAAATTCTTCTTGCACTTGATTCATCAATTCTTCATTCTTAAACAATTCTAAAGCTGAATATGCAAATGCTCTTACAACCATCCTTATTTTTTCTTTAGCCTCTTTACTATTTGCATATTGTAAGAATTCTTCTTCATGAACTTTTGCTTTACCATCTGCAATACCAATATTGCCATACATAGTAGGGGCAGCATAGCTAACATTTCCAATATCTGTTGATCCAGGGATCTCATCTCTTTCACTAAAATTTTTAAATCCTACATTCTCAAGATTCTTTCTCGTTATTTCAAGAAGAGCTTTATTAACTACAAGATCATCATATGAATTTTCAAACTGATTTATTTTTAATTTTGCTCCAGTCATCAAAGCAGCTCCTCTAGCACAATTTTTTACTTTCTCTGATACAATATCTAAGTAGCTTCTTTTTTCTGCTCGAACATAAAATTTGCAACTACAATAATCAGGTATAATATTTGCTGCTTCTCCACCTTTTGTTATAATTCCATGAATTCTAACATCTGGCTTTAATTGTTGTCTTAATGCACTGATTCCAGCAAAAGTTAAATTTACTGCATCTAATGCATTGATTCCATCAAAAGGATAGGATGCTGCATGACTTGCTTTTCCAACAAACTCAAATTCCCACGAATCCATGGCTAAAGCTTTTGCTCTAAGATTATTTTCTTCATATAAATGCATTTGGAATACTGCATTGATATCTTTAAAAGCACCTCTATTAACTAAATCAACTTTACTGCCAACAGTTTCTTCTGCAGGTGTTCCAACTACTACTATTTTACCTTTAAATGCATCTTTTATTTTTGAGAGAACGATACCTGCTCCTACCGTAGTGGCTGCGATCCAATTATGTCCACATGCATGGGCTGGCTTTTTTTCTTCTCCATAACCAGGTAAAGCATCATATTCTGCCAAAAAAGCTATAACAGGTCCTTCTTCATCTCCAAATTCTGCTCTAAAAGAAGTATCTATTTCTAAATAAGGATATTCAATTTTAAAATTATGTTTTTTCAATACATCTACCATAAATTTAGAAGACTTATATTCTTGACAACCAAGTTCTGGATGATTGAAAATATAATCACTTATACTTTCAATTTCAGTTTGATACATCTTAACTAATTGATCTATTTTTTCTTGAATCATTTTTTCTCCCATATCCCCACCCCTTTGATCTTTTATATTTATCTAAAATCCTTCATGATTTATCTTTGTTAAATATTTTCAATATCCCTAAGTAAAAATCCTTTCATATTAGTAAATTTATTTCGTGCTATTTCGGATCCTTTAAACTTTAAAAATCAAAGTTCATTTCAAAAAATTAGAGTTTATATTTAAATCTTTTTTACTTAGATTTAAATATAAACTCTATGCTTATTTCTAATTAAAATATATCTTTTATTTGTATCTTCTTCACTTTCAACAATTTTGAGATACTCATCATATGAATAACCCTTATCTTCAATTGCTATACCCATAAAATCACATCCCATTGAATTATTATTCATGCTATTCTTACTATTATTTCATCAAAACTAATGACTTTATTCTACATTGAGAAATAAATAATTCTTCTACTTAAATTTTACTCAACATAAAAATAAAAACCGTTGAATTTCCAACGGTCTTGTTTATGGCACGCCCTGAGGGACTCGAACCCCCGACGAACTGATTCGAAGTCAGCCACTCTATCCAACTGAGCTAAGGGCGCATGTCAATCTATACTATTATATGTTAAGAAAGTTAGCATATTCATGCTAACTTGAAAATTGGAGCGGATGATGGGAATCGAACCCACGCTATCAGCTTGGAAGGCTGAAGTTCTACCATTGAACTACATCCGCGTATTGATGGTGACCCATCCGCGGCTCGAACGCGGGACACCTTGATTAAAAGTCAAGTGCTCTACCAACTGAGCTAATGGGTCTTATATGGGGTGGATGATGGGATTTGAACCCACGCATGCAGGAGCCACAATCCTGTGTCTTAACCACTTGACTACACCCACCATGGCGGGTCCACAGGGATTCGAACCCCGGACACACGGCTTAGAAGGCCGTTGCTCTATCCAACTGAGCTATGAACCCAAGTTTTGAAAAATTGGAGCGGATGATGGGAATCGAACCCACGCTATCAGCTTGGAAGGCTGAAGTTCTACCATTGAACTACATCCGCATATCTTAGAATACTTTGTGACCATTTCTTTACTTTACTCACTTTTGCAACTCATGACTAAGTGATTCACACAAAATCAAAGATTTTGGTTCTCTACTTATACCATTGAACTGCATCCGCATGCTTTATCTAAGAATTATTTGTCCTGACAAGATAATATATTATCATACTTGTTTTGTTCTGTCAAGACTTTTTATTTATTCATCATTTAAACTTTCAACTTTAATGTTTATAAATAAAGTTGG is part of the Crassaminicella profunda genome and encodes:
- a CDS encoding sensor domain-containing diguanylate cyclase, with the translated sequence MDFTKIMRTKKIFIKYLLVLFLGISLLYSALFTLIHFNTINIEKNKMELNEKRIITLEKNILGKEFMNIISDVLYLADSIEEHTGIEESVNYNYLAKEWLRFSDRKKIYDQIRFIDISGNEQIRVNYYNKSAHLVSASDLQNKKQRYYFQDTIKLEREQIYISKMDLNIENGKIEEPLKPMIRFSTPVFSKSGEQKGIVILNYYAKYLLEDFKNIYKTSDGEVFLLDSNGYWISNKDPSKEWAFMYPDKKDINFKNEFPNEWNILQQNNEGMKYTDNGLFVFSNVVNRNNLPIQEDHSKIVLGEGNWKVVSFISKESKNGNLVETNNFKILWTLFLKYKSYFLLIFILSIFISFLMSQNKINKEEIKYFSEYDAMTNVLNRRAGMAFLSDRIHQAIKDTSKVSVCFIDINGLKEVNDILGHEAGDELILTAVNVIKSCIRELDFVIRLGGDEFLIVFHNAPAEQAEKVWERINNEYQRINKNENRKYLISISHGIAEVEGNDIQYIDKIINLADERMYIEKRELKKNIKIIR
- a CDS encoding (2Fe-2S)-binding protein, with product MKINVKINHKEMELEVGCDEFLVDVLRKYGFLSVKKGCDTGSCGLCTVWIDEIPVLSCATLAPTVNGKNITTIEGVQEEARDFAEFLVKEGAEQCGFCSPGFIMTVLAMKKELKNPTEEEIVHYLTGNLCRCTGYVGQLRAVKKYMGVS
- the yqeC gene encoding selenium cofactor biosynthesis protein YqeC, yielding MGILNYMDLKEKAIVSIVGAGGKTSLLFQLGKELKKNHKVLLTTTTKIYVPQSHQYDFICTDENEFLKVAKKNEKGIYVYGERVNAENKLTGLKEGQLDPLVNDFNYIFIEADGAKKKQIKGWNETEPVVYGKTTKTIGILDIQALGLKVCERNVHRSEAFCKMTQLKEGENITLEALLKIIVHPEGLFKNAKGEKILFINKADELYNLDKAEQLKNEMNKFYPKFLSKMIIGSIKNNLYFY
- a CDS encoding M20 family metallopeptidase — its product is MGEKMIQEKIDQLVKMYQTEIESISDYIFNHPELGCQEYKSSKFMVDVLKKHNFKIEYPYLEIDTSFRAEFGDEEGPVIAFLAEYDALPGYGEEKKPAHACGHNWIAATTVGAGIVLSKIKDAFKGKIVVVGTPAEETVGSKVDLVNRGAFKDINAVFQMHLYEENNLRAKALAMDSWEFEFVGKASHAASYPFDGINALDAVNLTFAGISALRQQLKPDVRIHGIITKGGEAANIIPDYCSCKFYVRAEKRSYLDIVSEKVKNCARGAALMTGAKLKINQFENSYDDLVVNKALLEITRKNLENVGFKNFSERDEIPGSTDIGNVSYAAPTMYGNIGIADGKAKVHEEEFLQYANSKEAKEKIRMVVRAFAYSALELFKNEELMNQVQEEFEKIE
- a CDS encoding FAD binding domain-containing protein: MITIKNYALPNTLEEAYEILNEKRNNVILGGCAFLRMGSKKIETAICLSKLSLKYIDENEKEIEIGAMTTFREIETSSVLKKYFNGILPKSVENIVGIQFRNVVTVGATVYSRYGFSDFLTALLSLDADVLLYHQGRISLEEYLEKGSKKDLLVKVIIPKTSRKAAFQMMRNSSSDYAILNVAVSNKEGDLRIVVGARPNRGKIAKEASLYLSKSNQSIEEIEKAAWMASEELSFGSNMRGSKEYRQAICKVLVKRAIMEVL
- a CDS encoding nucleotidyltransferase family protein, which translates into the protein MKRNKLLLGYKGKTMIERTLDTVLKSDFFQRILVAREKEILQLGKNNGFITIENKHADKGMSESIKLGIKASAECDGYMFFTVDQPLLNENTINRLVEVFYQYPSDIIVPQYKGRRGSPVVFPKKFKEDLLGLEGDTGGKIIINKCLNQVRFVEIDDEKSLFDVDTKEDYEKLLGWDGAEDDS
- a CDS encoding xanthine dehydrogenase family protein molybdopterin-binding subunit, which produces MKVVNKPISKIDGMDIATGKPVYTDDLNINNNALVLKILRSPHAFAKIKSIDSSIAQKVPGVECILTYKDVPKARFTLAGQSYPEPSPYDRLILDEYVRYVGDEVAIVAAKDERTAIKAMNLIKVDYEVLHPILDFEKAEGHQSMVHPEDDLHVNFDIGINKEKNIASSCKIEHGNMEKALEESDIVLEKTYYTQAQAHAMMETYRSLTYMDHTGRLTIVSSTQIPFHVRRIVARALEIPKSKIRVIKPRIGGGFGGKQTAAVEIFTGLVTLKTGKPSKIIYDRKETFGCTTSRHAMKIKVKLGADKEGNIKAVDILSLSDTGAYGEHAPTVFAVVGYKTLPLYNQAKAVRYMGNAVYTNKMPAGALRGYGATQGTFALESAMNELAVKLNIDPTELRQKNIIKQGEANPVLGSTKEGQPVVLASSTLDKCIERGKELIRWDEKYPRKVMSDNKVRGIGMAITMQGSGIAGIDTASAVVKLNDDGFYTLFVGATDMGTGSDTILAQMAAEILETSMGKIIVHSADTDISPYDTGSYASSTTYVTGNAVIKACEDIKNKIIENGAKLLGVDEKEVIFDGECLKTIDEKAALSLDEMAQRFISGEGKNQLMGTGTFGGDTSPPPFIAGFAEVEVDKETGKIELIDYVAAVDCGTVINPNLARIQVEGGLVQGIGMAMYEDVVYSQEGKQITNTFMQYKIPCRKDVGKINVDFVSSYEPTGPFGAKSVGEVVINTPSPAIAHAVYNAVGVNVRALPITPEKVLKGIMSK
- a CDS encoding uracil-xanthine permease family protein codes for the protein MKKNTSVYELDGMPPLKHALPLGMQHILAMFAGNVAPLIIIANAIKLPIEEKTFLIQCAMFIAGVSTLIQVYGAGPIGSRLPIVQGTSFGFLPTCIAIAGKYGFAGVLGASFMGGFFEMILGAFLKPLRKYFPSVVTGTVLLSIGLSLLPTGIKYFAGGVGAKDFGSPSNLLLGTIVLVTILFFKQFTKGITSMSSILIGLVVGYIVAIPMGKINFSTVAQAGWFEFPMPFKYGMEFHVDAIVAMLLMYLVTAVETVGDISGVTMGGANREATDKELAGGVMADGLASSLAAIFNVLPNTSYSQNVGIIALTGIMSRFVVGIGAGFLILAGLFPKVGTVVALMPASVLGGAAIVMFAMIAVSGMNLITKEKLVGRNSVIVAVAMGLGFGLGSVPEALAYFPESVKMIFGGSGIVVTGIIALALNIILPADEEKVVVGNNAKAA